The sequence below is a genomic window from Corynebacterium afermentans subsp. afermentans.
AAGCCGGCCCCCGCACCGGCCGAGCCGAAGCCCGCACCAAAGCCGGCGGACAAGCCCGCCCAGGCCGAGTCCGTGAAACTGCGCCCTGCAGCGAAGCCAGCCGAGAAACCGGCAGCGAAACCGGCAGCACAGGTACCGAAGCCGGCGCCCGCGGGATCCTCGGTCACGAAGATCCAGCCGGCCACCGACGACACGACCGTGCTGCGCAAGGTCGAGGGCACGGCTGAAGGAAAGGCCGAGGGCACGGCGGAGCCCGTCGACAAGCAAAAGTTCTCGCAGCCGGACGACACCGGCGAGATCCGCACGGTAGATACGCCGGAGCCGCAGCAGCGAGCAGACGTAGAACCCCTCGACGCTCCTGAGTACGACTCCGACTACGAGGTCGAAGAGGCAGCGGTCAACCCGATCCTGCTGGTCCTGCTGGTGTTCTTCGGCGTGTTACTGGGTGTGTTGGGCTTCCTGGCATTCAAGTGGCTGTGGGCCAACACGATGGCGATTGTGGCGGTGCTCGTCGGCGTCGGTGTGGTTGCCGCGGTGGTCGCCGCCGTCGGCGCCATGGCTAGCGGCCGCGACAAGGTCACCATGATCATCGCTGGCCTGGCCGCCGCGGTTGTGGCCTTCGGCCCGGCACTGCTGTAAAAACCTCCAAACGACCTTTTCCAGGAGTGACATGGAACGCATCGCCGTAATTGGGGCAGGCAATATCGGCGAGGCCTTCATCTCGGGTCTCGTTGCTAATGGGGTGGAGCCGGGCTCCATCACAGCGACAAACAGGTCCTCGTCGCGCAGTACCGAGCTGGCCGAGCGCTACGGCGTGCGCACCACCTCCAACAACCGCGAGGCCGTCCGCGACGCGGACGTGGCGCTGCTATGCGTCAAGCCCGCGCAGATCTTGGACGTCATCGCGGAGGTGGGCGAGGAGCTGACAGACTCGGGCTCGTCTACTGTGCTGGTCTCCATGGCAGCGGGCGTGACTATCGCCGCGATGGAAGACGCCGTGTCCGCCGCCGGCACCCCGATTGTGCGTGTGATGCCGAACACGCCGATGCTGGTGGGCGAAGGCGTCCTCGCTGCCGCTTGCGGGCGGTTTGTCGGCGAGGAGCAGCGAAATGCTGTGGTGGAGCTGTTGTCCGCCGCAGGCCAGGTTGTCCAGGTCGCCGAATCTCAGATAGACGCCGTGACCGCCATCTCCGGATCGGGCCCGGCGTACTTCTTCCTCGTGGCCGAGGCACTGGTGGATGCAGGTGTGTCCCTTGGCCTGCCGCGCGACCTGGCCGAGCAGCTGGCCTGTGCCACCGCCGCCGGCGCTGGCGCGATGCTCGAGGGCGAGGACAGCCCCGTGCAGCTGCGGGCGAACGTCTCGTCACCGGCCGGTACCACCGTGCGCGCGATCCGCGAGCTGGAGGAGTCCGGCCTGCGTGGCGCGTTCTACCGCGCCACTGAGATCTGCGCGGAGCGTTCCGCCGAGCTTGGCAAGTAGCCCAAGTCCCACCATTCACACCCGTTTCTGTGGGTTCACTGCCTGCACTTTGAAAATTTTCTTCCACTTAAGTCGCACTCGACGCTGGTTTCACGTTAGGGTGGTTCAAGCACGTGCGTGTTCGTCCTGCGGGAGGGGAAGCCTGCAGCGCGTTTGCGTGCCGAGAGGTATGAATTAAGTGGTTAACGAAGATAAAGGAAAGTTCCTGACGGTCGCCGAGGTCGCGGAGATCATGCGCGTATCCAAGATGACCGTTTACCGCCTCGTCCACTCCGGCGAGCTGCCCGCCGTCCGTGTGGGCCGCTCCTTCCGCGTGAACGAGACGGCAGTCAGCGAGTACCTGGAGTCCTCCGTCTACGACGTGGGATAGTCCAAGGTCTCGTTTACTGGGCCTCGAGAAGACACCCGCCGCACCGGTTTTCACGGTGCGGCGGGTGTTTTGGCACTGAAAAGGCCTGCCGGTATGCTTTGAACGATCAGGTCGGCCACCCCCTGTGGGAGTGTGCACCTCCCGCGAGCCGCGGAAGCGGTTGCGCCGGCCGCGTACGTACGCACTTTGAACAGGAAAGAGGTAGCCCAATGGGTTCAGTGATTAAGAAGCGCCGCAAGCGCATGTCCAAGAAGAAGCACCGCAAGATGCTCCGCCGCACTCGCGTGCAGCGTCGTAAGCTCGGCAAGTAAGCCGTGAGCTTTACCCGCCCCATCGAGGGCGGGTTTTTCATTTCCGCGGGAGGATGCTTACCCCCAGATGCTTACTTCTCGACGAACCACCGGCCCCTCCCCGCAACAGTCCCCAGAAATAAGCATCCTGGGGTAAGCATCTAGCGTCGCGCTACCGGCGCCGGCGCCACCACCACAGGCCCGCGGCAGCCAGCACGGCCGGGACCACGCCGGCGCGCATTACCCGGCGCACGGAGCGGTAGTCGCGCACCGCCCAGCCCTGGGCCTTGGCGTGCTTGCGCAGCGCCCGGTCCGGGTTGACCGCCACGGGGGAGCCGACCATGTTCAGCATGGGCAGGTCGTTGACGC
It includes:
- a CDS encoding 30S ribosomal protein bS22 → MGSVIKKRRKRMSKKKHRKMLRRTRVQRRKLGK
- a CDS encoding helix-turn-helix domain-containing protein; the protein is MVNEDKGKFLTVAEVAEIMRVSKMTVYRLVHSGELPAVRVGRSFRVNETAVSEYLESSVYDVG
- the proC gene encoding pyrroline-5-carboxylate reductase; the encoded protein is MWPSARHCCKNLQTTFSRSDMERIAVIGAGNIGEAFISGLVANGVEPGSITATNRSSSRSTELAERYGVRTTSNNREAVRDADVALLCVKPAQILDVIAEVGEELTDSGSSTVLVSMAAGVTIAAMEDAVSAAGTPIVRVMPNTPMLVGEGVLAAACGRFVGEEQRNAVVELLSAAGQVVQVAESQIDAVTAISGSGPAYFFLVAEALVDAGVSLGLPRDLAEQLACATAAGAGAMLEGEDSPVQLRANVSSPAGTTVRAIRELEESGLRGAFYRATEICAERSAELGK